The Haemorhous mexicanus isolate bHaeMex1 chromosome 34, bHaeMex1.pri, whole genome shotgun sequence genome includes the window CGGTGCCCGCCCAGCAGAGCCCCGTGAGGGCTGTGTGGTGAGGGGCGGCCGAGGGTCCCAGGTACGGCCCCGGACCGGCACCGGCCCGACCTCCGGACCGGGCTCAGTGCCCCGAGCCCACCCCGGACCCCGGCCCGAGCCCGGCTTAGTGCCCCCCGCCCACCCCCGGAGCCCGGCCCCAGCTCGGGGgtccttcccctgcagccccccgggCCCGGGATGTCGCGGGAGGAGCCTGAGGGTCCCGAaccggaggcggcggcgggcgaGAGCCCCTTCCTGGCGGAACTGGTTGGGGACGAGCCCCCCGGCGAGGAGCTGGACAGGTACCGCCTTCACCTTTGGagtgaaaatggagaaaaaaaagcgGGGGGATGCAACAGCCCGCcggcagtgcagggaggggggaCACGCCTGTCTCCACATTAATTAGAGGGTAATTTTCAATTAACGGGACTGGTAGGGctgccacagggcacagcctgtccctgtcccggtgGTGTGTGACCCTGACAGGGTGCACAGCCCTGATGGGGTCCCTGTCCTTGTGTAAGCTATTCCGGCTTTGGGCACGGATGTCTCTGACCCTGTCCCCATGGGGTCTGTGCCCCTCACAGGGGGTCCCTGACCCCGTGTGATCCCCGGCCCTGAtggggtccctgtccccgtgggCTCCATGGGGTCCATGCCCCTCACACAGTCCCGGTCCCTGTGTGACCCCAGCCCTGatgggggtccctgtccccatggggtCCCTGTGTGACCCATGCCCCTCACaggggtccctgtccccgtgtgaTCCCCGGCCCTGAtggggtccctgtccccgtgggCTCCATGGGGTCCATGCCCCTCACACAGTCCCGGTCCCTGTGTGACCCCAGCCCTGatgggggtccctgtccccatggggtCCCTGTGTGACCCATGCCCCTCACaggggtccctgtccccgtgtgaTCCCCGGCCCTGAtggggtccctgtccccgtgggCTCCATGGGGTCCATGCCCCTCACACAGTCCCGGTCCCTGTGTGACCCCAGCCCTGatgggggtccctgtccccatggggtCCCTGTGTGACCCATGCCCCTCACaggggtccctgtccccgtgtgaTCCCCGGCCCTGAtggggtccctgtccccgtgggCTCCATGCGCTGTCCCCCGCCCTCCTGAGGGTCCCTTGTTCCGGCCGAGGCCGTGCGCGGGGCCAGCGCTGGGTCCCCGCTCGTCGCTGTTCTTCGCCTCGCTGGACGCCGCcgtggaggggctgcagcagcggGCGCAGGACGTGCTCGGCCGCCTCAACAGCGGCCGCGAGGAAGCGCACACGGAGCTGAGCGGCGTCAGGGACAGCCTGCTGCTGAAGGTAGGCTCGGAGCGGCCGCCGGggtcccctccttccccccggGGCGCGGGGGATCGCGTTATTCCGCCCGGTTGGGCGGGAGAAGGGAGGCAGAGCCCGGGTGTGGAGGCAGCTGCGGAGCCCGGCCGGGgggagccccccgagcccccgcGGGAGCGGCCGCAGCTGCCTCCGGCCCCGCTTCGAGCggcccccgctgtccccgcgctgtccccctTGTCCCCGCGCTGCCCTCACGCCGGACGCGGCTCCTGCCGGGGGGGTTCGGCCGGGGGGGTCCCCAGGCCCCCGCGCAGAtggcggcccggcccggcagcTGCGGCCCGGCTGACCCGGCGCTCGGTGGCCACCGCGACCGGCGCTGCGGCTACCGGGGCGCAGCTGGCGGCGGCCGGGCCAGGCCGGGAGCGCTGCCAGCGCGGGCGGGCGCAGctgccccccggccccggggaCGGCGGCCGTGCCAGCGCCGAGACGAGCCGTGGGCCCCGCTCGGGCAGGTCTCGGAGCTGgcggagcagctggaggagcgGCTCTTCCACCGCTACGGCTTCCACAACGGGCTGATCCAGGAGCGGCTGCAGGCGCTCGGCGAGGTGTTGGAGCGCGTGGAGGAGGTGCAGGCGGAGCTGCGTCGCATCTGCTGCACCGTGGAGGCGGCTTATCAGgacctctgcctgcagcccgAGGCCTGAGGGCACCCCCAGACCTGTGCGGGACCCCCAAACCCGCCGGGCTGCGCCGGGCCAAAGGGGATTTTTGCCCCAAAGGGCTtttctgttgctgttgctgttggtGGTTGGAACAAATAAAGGGCTGAAGCCGACCCAAAAGCTCGATGGGGGGGCTGTGCTAGGCTGGGACCCCCCCCTCcgagggcagagctgggtcctggcaggTTAATCAATGCTGACgagcagggctggcatggaGGGGCTGTCCCACCGTTTATTGGCCACGGGGATGGCGAAGGCACCGGGATGGCACCGGACACGGcgcccagcaccagcagggtcCCCTGAGTGACACCGATCCTGTCGGTGACACCGGGTCCCGTTGGTGACAGGAGGTTTGGTTGGTGGCATTGGGTCCCATCAATGATACAAGATGTGCTTGGTGACACCGGGTCCTGCCAGTGACACGAGATTTGGTTGGGGTGACACTGCGTCCCGTTGGTGACATGAGGCCTGGCTGGTGACACAAGGTCCCGTCAGTGACACCGGGTCCTGTCAGCGACACTGGTTCCCTTCTGGGGATACCTGGGTCTCCTTGGTGACACTGTGTCCTGTCAGCGCCGCCATCTCCTCACATCCCTTCCCACGAGGAGCAGACCCGGTCCCCACCGGTGCCACCGGTGCCACCACGTCCCCGCCGTGCCCGCGCTGCCGTGTCCCCACTAGGTCCCCTTCGCCGGGGCAAAGGCCTGGATGCCGGTGATGGCCCGGCCCAGGATCAGCGCATGGATGTCGTGGGTGCCTGCGGGGATCATCGCGCCTCAGTAGGACCCCCCGAGCCCTCGGGGACCCCCGTGGCCCTCCCCGCCGTACCCTCGTAGGTGTTGACGGCCTCGAGGTTCATGAGGTGCCGGATCACGTGGAACTCGTCGCAGATCCCGTTGCCCCCCAGCATGTCCCGCGCGTCCCTGGCGATGCCCAGCGCCTTCCCGCACGAGTTCCGCTTCAGCATCGACACCATCTCGGGGGCGGCCCTGTGGGGACACGGACGGGGGCACGCTGACCCCCTCCAGGATCCCCCGGGcccccctggggacagtgccacccacCTGCCCTCGTCCTTGAGGCGGCCGAGCCGCAGGCAGGCGTGCAGCCCCAGCGTGATCTCCGTCACCATGTCCGCCAGCTTCTTCTGCACCAGCTGGTTCCGCGCCAGCGGGCCCCCAAACTGCTTCCTGCGGGCCAGGGGAGGGGGGCGCTGAgctttggggggctggggggcggTGGGACCCCCCAGagcgcccccagccccccgtTACCTGTCCAGCACGTACTGCCGCACCGTCTCCAGACAGGCCTCGGCGGCGCCCAGCGCGCCCCAGGCGATGCCGTAACGCGCCTGGGTCAGGCAGCCGAAGGggccctgggggacagggggtgtCACCGGGACCCCCCGTCCCACCGGGACCCTCCCTGGGATGCCCTGGCTCCCCCCTCACCGCCAGCCCCTCGGCGTTGGGCAGCACGTTCTCCTCGGGCACCTCCACGTCGTCCAGGAGGATCATGCCGGTGGTCGAGGCGCGCAGGGAGAACTTGCCCTCGAttttgggggtgctgagcccGGGGGTCCCGCGCTCCACCAGGAAGCCCCGGACCCTCCCGTCCTCCTCGCAGCGGGCCCACACCACGCACAGGTCGGCTATGGGCGAGTTGGTGATCCTGGGGAGGTCGGGGAAGGTCAAGGGGAAGCTCTGGGggtcccccgtgtccccctcaCCCCAATTCCGAGGCTCACCAGGTCTTGGAGCCACGCAGGGTGTAGGTGCTGGCGCTGGGGTTGTGCCGGGCCCGCGTCTCCATCCGCCCCGGGTCGCTCCCGTGGTTGGGCTCCGTCAGCCCGAAGCACCCCACCATctccccccgagctggggagggggtgtcAGGGGCGCCCGGGGACGCCCCCACCGCCCCACCGCTCCCCTTGTGCCCCCCACTTCTCCTCCAAACCCCCCGGTGCTGCCTCACACCCCCCCCGAAAcgcccctctgcccctccaccCCGCACCCCCCGAACTGCCCCTCCGGTGGTGGGGGTCTCACCGAGGCGGGGCAGGAAGCGCTCGCGCTGGGCGGGGGTCCCGTAGGCCCACAGGGGGTACATGACCAGCGAGGACTGCACGCTGAGCACCGAGCGGTAGCTGCTGTCCACCCGCTCCAGCTCCCGCGTCACCAGCCCGTAGCCCACCGACGTGGTGCCCGCACAGCCGTACCCTGCGGGGACATGGGGGTCACAGCGGGcacccagggacccctcagGGGTCACACAGGGACCCCTCGGGGTCACAGCGGGcacccagggacccctcagGGGTCACACAGGGACCTCCAGGTCACAGCGGGCACCCAGGGACCCTCAGGGGTCACACAGGGACCTCCAGGTCACAGCGGGcacccagggacccctcagGGGTCACACAGGGACCTCCAGGTCACAGCGGGCACCCAGGGACCCTCAGGGGTCACACAGGGACCTCGGGGTCACAGCGGGcacccagggacccctcagGGGTCACACAGGGACCCCTCGGGGTCACAGCGGGcacccagggacccctcagGGGTCACACAGGGACCTCCAGGTCACAGCGGGCACCCAGGGACCCTCAGGGGTCACACAGGGACCTCCAGGTCACAGCGGGcacccagggacccctcagGGGTCACACAGGGACCTCCAGGTCACAGCGGGCACCCAGGGACCCTCAGGGGTCACACAGGGACCTCGGGGTCACAGCGGGcacccagggacccctcagGGGTCACACAGGGACCCCTCGGGGTCACAGCGGGcacccagggacccctcagGGGTCACACAGGGACCTCCAGGTCACAGCGGGCACCCAGTGACCCCTCAGGGGTCAcacagggacctgggggtcaCAGCAGGCACCCAGGGACCCTCAGGGGTCACACAGGGACCTCGGGGTCACAGCGGGcacccagggacccctcagGGGTCACCAGGGACCCCGGGGCCACACAGGACCCATCAAGGGTCACTGAGGGACCCCCAGTGTCACACAGGACCCCTCAAGGACCCTTCCCTGACACACAGCcccccctggggacagtgccatccccctgaacccccagtgtcaccctggaACTGTCCCCGCAAGCCCCCCAAGTCCCCCCATAGAGCCCCCAAAGCCCTCCCTgaccctcagagcccccccagagctgtcccccacccctgagccccccaatAACCCCCTCGGGACCCCCTGGGGGAGTCCCTGACCCAGCcacccccccgtgtccccagatCGCCCCCCGGGGGTCCCCGTGGCACGGCTGACCTTGAATGGTGGGGCCCAGCAgccccagttctcccagttcaGTCACGATCTCCCTGTCAAAGACTGGGGGGCAAGGTGGGGGTCAGGAGGGCTCGAGCTGGGGGGGGGGCAGCAGGGGGACCCCCTGGGCGAATCTGGGGGTCCCCCACACCCCTGCCCcgtggggagggagaagggaggggatCTGGGGGTGTTGGAGGGAGTCGGGGAGTTTTGGAAGGGCCGGGGGGCTTTTGGGGATACCAAAACTCCCCAATTTTGGCACAGGAAGGGTCCTGAGGGAGGTCGGGGGTGAATGGGGGGGGTCGGGCAAgtctggggggcacaggggacattggggacattgcCGGGGAGCTGGGGTGCCCTGGTGGGGACTGGCAGCACtcggggggtctgggggctctcaggGTGTACCGggggggtcagggtgtcccggggggggggggtcagggtgtACCGGGGGGGGTCAGGCTGTCCCGGGGGGGTCAGGCTGTCCCGGGGGGGGTCAGGGTGTACCGGGGGGGGGTCAGGCTATCCCGGGGGGGGTCAGGGTGTACCGggggggtcagggtgtcccGGGGGGGGTCAGGGTGTACCGGGGGGTCAGGCTGTACCGGGGGGGGTCAGTCTGcctggggggggtcagggtgtACCGGGGGGGGTCAGGCTGTCCCGGGGGGGGTCAGGGTGTACCGggggggtcagggtgtcccggggggtcagggtgtcccgggggggggtcagggtgtaccggggggggtcagggtgtcccGGGGGGGGGTCAGGCTGTCCCGGGGGGTCAGGCTGTCCCggggggtcagggtgtcccgggggggggtcagggtgtACCGGGGGGGGTCAGGGTGTACCGGGGGGGTCAGGCTATCCCGGGGGGTGTCAGGCTGTCCCGGGGGGGGTCAGGGTGTACCGggggggtcagggtgtcccggggggtcagggtgtcccgggggggggtcagggtgtcccggggggggtcagggtgtaccgggggggggggtcagggtgtcccGGGGGGGGTCAGGCTGTACCGGGGGGGTCAGGCTGTACCGggggggtcagggtgtcccGGGGGGGGTCAGGGTGTACCGGGGGGGGTCAGGCTGTCCCgggggggggtcagggtgtcccGGGGGGGGGTCAGGCTGGCTGGGGGTGTTTCGGGGGGCGGTTTTTGGGGTACCCTCGTGGCGGTTGGCGTGCAGCACGCGGGGCAGCAGCCGCTCCTGGCAGTACTTGCGCGTCGTGTCCCGCAGCAGCCGCTCCTCGGCGCTCAGCAGCGCCTCGAGCCCCAGCGCGTCCTGCCAGTCGAACGGGGCGGCGACTGGGGGGGGGGTCAGCACCGGGAGAGGGGGGGTCAGCACCGGGAGAGGGGGGGCAGCACCGGGAGAGGGGGGGTCAGCACCGGGAGAGGGGGGGGCAGCACCGGGAGAGGGGGGTCAGCACCGGGAGAGGGGGGGTCAGCACCGGGAGAGGGGGGGCAGCACCGGGAGAGGGGGGCTTAGCACCGGGAGAGGGGGGGCAGCACCGGGAGAGGGGGGCTTAGCACCGGGAGAGGGGGGTCAGCATCGGGGGAGGGGGGCTTAGCACCGAGAAATGGGGGGCAGCACCGGGAGAGGGGGGGGTCAGCACCGGGAGAGGGGGGCTTAGCACCGGGAGAGGGGGGC containing:
- the SYCE2 gene encoding synaptonemal complex central element protein 2, yielding MGSLSPWAPCAVPRPPEGPLFRPRPCAGPALGPRSSLFFASLDAAVEGLQQRAQDVLGRLNSGREEAHTELSGVRDSLLLKVSELAEQLEERLFHRYGFHNGLIQERLQALGEVLERVEEVQAELRRICCTVEAAYQDLCLQPEA
- the GCDH gene encoding glutaryl-CoA dehydrogenase, mitochondrial encodes the protein MALRLATRLSRPARSGVRWGGTGPPHAQVAAPFDWQDALGLEALLSAEERLLRDTTRKYCQERLLPRVLHANRHEVFDREIVTELGELGLLGPTIQGYGCAGTTSVGYGLVTRELERVDSSYRSVLSVQSSLVMYPLWAYGTPAQRERFLPRLARGEMVGCFGLTEPNHGSDPGRMETRARHNPSASTYTLRGSKTWITNSPIADLCVVWARCEEDGRVRGFLVERGTPGLSTPKIEGKFSLRASTTGMILLDDVEVPEENVLPNAEGLAGPFGCLTQARYGIAWGALGAAEACLETVRQYVLDRKQFGGPLARNQLVQKKLADMVTEITLGLHACLRLGRLKDEGRAAPEMVSMLKRNSCGKALGIARDARDMLGGNGICDEFHVIRHLMNLEAVNTYEGTHDIHALILGRAITGIQAFAPAKGT